A window of the Janthinobacterium agaricidamnosum NBRC 102515 = DSM 9628 genome harbors these coding sequences:
- a CDS encoding M48 family metallopeptidase, whose translation MKSLKVNGQQLDLFAQDFSASAAPAATPDASPVVRPLFPETPRTFLPRPLPSIPVQPAPPPAHAPDAAPLRQLRLGQHTLEYVLRRSTRRSIGFMIDDDGLRVTAPKRITLAEIDNAIRAKQGWILSKLHERHERRAQRLERAPVAWLDGAALPYLGGEITLRLHQAARHRTSFNRDTLELHVWVTPTGTEHQLKDKVKAWYQQEARLLFGERLDRYAEKLGVSYDSFSLSSAGTRWGSCTIQRKIRLNWRLIHFALPLVDYVVAHELSHLLEMNHSPRFWATVASIYPDYEGAKQALRKRSQELPVLFA comes from the coding sequence ATGAAGTCGCTCAAGGTCAACGGCCAGCAACTGGATTTATTCGCACAAGATTTTTCGGCGTCGGCGGCTCCCGCCGCGACGCCGGATGCATCTCCCGTGGTACGTCCATTATTCCCTGAAACGCCGCGCACCTTCTTGCCGCGGCCGCTGCCTTCCATTCCCGTCCAGCCTGCCCCGCCGCCAGCGCATGCGCCCGATGCCGCGCCGCTGCGCCAATTGCGGCTGGGCCAGCATACCCTGGAATATGTGCTGCGCCGCTCGACGCGCCGCTCGATCGGCTTCATGATCGACGACGACGGCTTGCGCGTGACGGCGCCGAAACGCATCACGCTGGCCGAAATCGACAATGCGATCCGCGCCAAGCAAGGCTGGATCTTGTCGAAACTGCACGAACGGCACGAACGCCGCGCGCAGCGGCTGGAACGTGCGCCGGTGGCGTGGCTCGATGGCGCCGCGTTGCCCTACCTCGGCGGCGAGATCACCTTGCGGCTGCACCAGGCGGCGCGCCACCGGACCAGCTTCAACCGCGACACGCTGGAATTGCACGTGTGGGTCACGCCGACCGGCACCGAGCATCAGCTGAAAGACAAAGTGAAAGCGTGGTACCAGCAAGAAGCCAGGCTGCTATTCGGCGAGCGGCTGGACCGGTATGCGGAAAAACTGGGCGTCAGCTACGACTCGTTTTCACTGTCGTCGGCCGGCACGCGCTGGGGTTCATGCACGATACAGCGCAAGATCCGCCTGAACTGGCGCCTGATCCACTTCGCGCTGCCGCTGGTCGATTACGTGGTGGCGCATGAATTGTCGCACTTGCTGGAAATGAACCACAGCCCGCGTTTCTGGGCCACCGTGGCGTCGATCTACCCCGATTATGAAGGCGCCAAGCAGGCGCTGCGCAAGCGCTCGCAGGAATTGCCGGTCTTATTCGCTTAA
- a CDS encoding lysophospholipid acyltransferase family protein, translated as MRNLSLFLRSLLFMIIMIIATIIWACVCFFAAPLSYNQRYYVTSRWNVFIIWCAKVICGIRYEIKGAENFPDAPAVVLSKHQSAWETIFLLPSLPRPLVYVFKKEILYIPFFGWAMALLRMIPIDRAQGKHAFKSVVAHGKRRLADGQWIIMFPEGTRIPVGETGKYKSGGTRLAIATGAVVVPIAHNSGECWPKQSFLKRPGLITVSIGKPISSEGHTPDSLMQQVENWIESEMRVISPHAYNAG; from the coding sequence TTGCGCAATCTTTCCCTGTTCCTGCGTTCTTTGTTGTTCATGATCATCATGATCATCGCCACCATCATCTGGGCCTGCGTCTGCTTCTTCGCGGCGCCGCTGTCGTACAACCAGCGTTATTACGTCACGTCGCGCTGGAATGTGTTCATCATCTGGTGCGCCAAAGTGATTTGCGGCATCCGCTATGAAATCAAGGGCGCCGAGAATTTCCCGGATGCGCCGGCGGTGGTGCTGTCGAAACACCAGTCGGCCTGGGAAACCATTTTCTTGCTGCCTAGCCTGCCACGTCCGCTGGTCTATGTGTTCAAGAAGGAAATCCTGTACATTCCGTTCTTCGGCTGGGCCATGGCCTTGCTGCGCATGATCCCGATTGACCGGGCGCAAGGAAAACATGCATTTAAAAGCGTCGTCGCCCACGGCAAACGCCGCCTGGCGGACGGACAATGGATTATCATGTTCCCTGAAGGCACCCGGATTCCCGTTGGCGAAACCGGCAAATACAAAAGCGGCGGCACCCGCCTGGCGATCGCAACCGGCGCCGTGGTGGTGCCGATCGCCCACAACTCGGGAGAATGCTGGCCCAAGCAGTCGTTCCTGAAACGGCCAGGCTTGATCACGGTCTCGATCGGCAAGCCGATTTCATCGGAAGGGCACACTCCGGACAGCTTGATGCAACAGGTGGAAAATTGGATAGAATCAGAAATGCGCGTCATTTCGCCTCACGCCTACAACGCTGGCTAG
- the gmhB gene encoding D-glycero-beta-D-manno-heptose 1,7-bisphosphate 7-phosphatase — MKLIILDRDGVINHDSPDFIKSPAEWLPIPGSLEAIARLNQAGYRVVIASNQSGIAREYFDMTVLNTIHQKMHTLAQQVGADIDAVFFCPHAGADNCDCRKPKPGMFHEISQRYNISLKGVPTVGDSLRDLQAGFISGCTPYLVLTGKGGKTQATGGLPPGTMVFPDLAAMVNHLLKTAEAPSPTVAFSV; from the coding sequence ATGAAACTGATTATCCTCGACCGCGACGGCGTCATTAATCATGACTCGCCGGACTTCATCAAATCGCCGGCCGAGTGGCTGCCGATCCCCGGCTCGCTGGAAGCGATCGCGCGCCTGAACCAGGCTGGCTACCGCGTGGTGATCGCCTCGAACCAGTCCGGCATCGCGCGCGAATACTTCGACATGACGGTATTGAATACGATACACCAAAAGATGCATACGCTGGCGCAGCAAGTGGGCGCCGATATCGACGCGGTGTTTTTCTGTCCGCACGCCGGGGCCGACAATTGCGACTGCCGCAAGCCGAAACCGGGCATGTTCCATGAAATTTCACAACGCTATAACATCAGCCTGAAGGGCGTGCCGACCGTCGGCGATTCGCTGCGCGACTTGCAGGCCGGTTTCATCAGCGGCTGCACGCCTTACCTGGTATTGACCGGCAAGGGCGGAAAAACCCAGGCCACCGGCGGTTTGCCGCCCGGCACCATGGTCTTTCCCGACCTGGCCGCGATGGTCAACCATTTGCTGAAGACGGCAGAGGCGCCCTCGCCCACCGTTGCTTTTTCTGTTTAA
- the glyS gene encoding glycine--tRNA ligase subunit beta: MNHTLLIELLTEELPPNALAKLGAAFAAGIVNGLKSRDFLEADSIATTYSTPRRLAVSISNVREVSPDKAIREKVLPVSVALDANGNGTPPLAKKLAALGFPDVTVAELERAADGKAESFFYSYSAPGSKLETGLQLALAESAAKLPIPKVMSYQRPDGSTVQFVRPVHSLIALHGVNIVPLTLLGLSAGRSTLGHRFLSDGQAIVIKHADDYAAVLESAGKVIAGNETRKDSIRAQLLATAGTDQVLMPEALLDEVTALVEWPVVYACHFEEEFLAVPQECLILTMQTNQKYFALTDSAGKLRSRFLIVSNIATGTPEHIIGGNERVVRPRLSDAKFFFEQDKKKTLESRLPLLANVVYHNKLGTQAERTGRVTALAGIIAAQLGADVALAERGALLAKADLLTDMVGEFPELQGIMGTYYARHDGEAEEVALAASEHYQPRFAGDSLPTTNTGTAVALADKLETLVGIWAIGLQPTGDKDPFALRRHALGVLRMLLEKRLPLSINGLLSAAAAQFAAVPGFKDPVAEVTAFMLDRLRGILRERGFSPNEIEAVVAQHPDRLDDIVQRLEAVQAFAALPESASLAAANKRITNILKKNEEALSQVAASGVNAALLQDAAERNLAAAVVRVQPQIDAAFGSGDFAGTLKTLAQLRDDVDAFFNDVMVMAEDLALRNNRLALLSSLHGMLNRVADISKLAA; the protein is encoded by the coding sequence ATGAACCACACACTCTTAATCGAATTACTGACTGAAGAATTGCCGCCGAACGCGCTTGCCAAGCTGGGCGCCGCGTTTGCCGCAGGCATCGTCAATGGCTTGAAATCGCGCGACTTCCTCGAAGCCGACAGTATCGCCACCACCTATTCCACGCCGCGCCGCCTGGCGGTCTCGATCAGCAACGTGCGCGAAGTATCGCCGGACAAGGCGATCCGCGAAAAAGTGCTGCCGGTGTCGGTCGCGCTGGATGCGAATGGCAACGGCACGCCGCCGCTGGCCAAGAAACTGGCCGCGCTGGGGTTCCCGGATGTCACCGTGGCCGAACTGGAACGGGCCGCCGACGGCAAGGCTGAAAGCTTCTTCTACAGCTACAGCGCGCCCGGCAGCAAGCTGGAAACCGGCTTGCAACTGGCCTTGGCCGAATCCGCCGCCAAGCTGCCGATCCCGAAAGTGATGAGCTACCAGCGTCCGGACGGCAGCACCGTGCAATTCGTGCGTCCGGTGCACAGCCTGATCGCCTTGCATGGCGTCAATATCGTACCGCTGACCCTGCTGGGCCTGTCCGCCGGCCGCAGCACGCTGGGCCACCGCTTCCTCAGCGATGGCCAGGCGATCGTCATCAAGCACGCCGACGACTACGCGGCGGTGCTGGAAAGCGCAGGCAAGGTGATTGCCGGCAACGAGACCCGTAAAGACAGCATCCGCGCCCAATTGCTGGCCACTGCCGGTACCGACCAGGTGCTGATGCCGGAAGCGCTGCTCGACGAAGTGACCGCGCTGGTCGAATGGCCGGTGGTGTACGCCTGCCATTTCGAAGAGGAATTCCTGGCCGTGCCGCAGGAATGCCTGATCCTGACCATGCAAACCAACCAGAAATACTTTGCGCTGACCGACAGTGCCGGCAAGCTGCGTTCGCGTTTCCTGATCGTCTCGAACATCGCTACCGGCACGCCTGAGCACATCATCGGCGGCAATGAGCGCGTGGTGCGCCCGCGCCTGTCGGACGCCAAGTTTTTCTTCGAGCAAGACAAGAAGAAAACCCTGGAATCGCGCTTGCCGCTGCTGGCCAACGTGGTTTACCACAACAAGCTGGGCACCCAGGCCGAACGCACCGGCCGCGTCACGGCGCTGGCCGGCATCATCGCGGCGCAACTGGGCGCCGACGTGGCGCTGGCGGAACGTGGCGCCTTGCTGGCCAAGGCCGACTTGCTGACCGACATGGTCGGTGAATTCCCTGAATTGCAAGGCATCATGGGTACCTATTACGCTCGTCACGACGGCGAAGCGGAAGAGGTGGCGCTAGCCGCGTCGGAACATTACCAGCCGCGCTTTGCCGGCGACAGCTTGCCGACCACCAACACCGGCACCGCCGTGGCGCTGGCCGACAAGCTGGAAACCCTGGTCGGCATCTGGGCCATCGGCTTGCAGCCGACCGGCGACAAGGACCCGTTCGCGCTGCGCCGCCACGCGCTGGGCGTGCTGCGCATGTTGCTGGAAAAACGCTTGCCGCTGTCGATCAACGGCTTGCTGTCGGCCGCCGCGGCGCAATTCGCGGCCGTGCCGGGCTTCAAGGATCCGGTCGCCGAAGTGACTGCCTTCATGCTGGACCGCCTGCGCGGCATCTTGCGCGAACGGGGTTTCTCGCCAAATGAAATCGAAGCGGTGGTGGCGCAGCACCCGGATCGGCTGGACGACATCGTGCAGCGCCTGGAAGCCGTGCAGGCGTTTGCCGCCTTGCCGGAAAGCGCGTCGCTGGCCGCCGCCAACAAGCGCATCACGAATATCCTGAAGAAAAACGAAGAAGCGCTGAGCCAGGTCGCCGCGAGCGGCGTCAATGCCGCCTTGCTGCAAGACGCCGCCGAGCGCAACCTGGCCGCCGCGGTCGTGCGGGTACAGCCGCAAATCGATGCAGCCTTCGGCAGCGGCGACTTTGCCGGCACGCTGAAAACGCTGGCGCAATTGCGCGACGATGTCGATGCGTTCTTCAACGATGTGATGGTGATGGCTGAAGACTTGGCCTTGCGCAATAACCGTCTGGCGCTGTTATCGTCGCTGCACGGCATGCTGAACCGGGTTGCCGACATTTCGAAACTGGCGGCATAA
- the glyQ gene encoding glycine--tRNA ligase subunit alpha, with the protein MLTFQQIILTLQNYWDQQGCALLQPYDMEVGAGTFHTGTFLRAIGPEPWRAAYVQPSRRPKDGRYGDNPNRMQHYYQYQVVLKPAPENILDLYLGSLAALGLDLQQNDVRFVEDNWESPTLGAWGLGWEVWLNGMEVTQFTYFQQVGGLDCKPVLGEITYGIERLAMYLQGVENVYDLVWTEWQENGISKKLTYGDVFHQNEVEQSTYNFEHANTDLLFSQFANDEAEAKRLIELQLTLPAYEKIMKASHSFNMLDARGAISVTERAAYIGRVRTLSRLVAQAYYDSRERLGFPMLPAQPAPAASAPGSV; encoded by the coding sequence ATGCTCACATTCCAACAAATTATCCTGACCTTGCAAAACTACTGGGACCAGCAAGGCTGCGCCCTGCTCCAGCCCTACGACATGGAAGTCGGCGCCGGCACCTTCCACACCGGCACCTTCCTGCGCGCGATCGGCCCGGAGCCTTGGCGCGCCGCGTATGTGCAGCCGTCGCGCCGTCCGAAAGATGGCCGTTATGGCGACAACCCGAACCGCATGCAGCATTACTACCAATACCAGGTGGTCTTGAAACCGGCGCCGGAAAACATCCTCGACCTGTATCTCGGTTCGCTGGCGGCGCTGGGCCTGGATTTGCAGCAGAATGACGTGCGTTTCGTCGAAGATAACTGGGAAAGCCCGACCTTGGGCGCCTGGGGCCTGGGTTGGGAAGTCTGGCTGAACGGCATGGAAGTGACCCAGTTCACCTATTTCCAGCAAGTGGGCGGCCTCGATTGCAAGCCGGTGCTGGGCGAAATCACCTACGGCATCGAGCGTCTGGCGATGTATTTGCAGGGCGTCGAAAACGTCTACGACTTGGTCTGGACCGAATGGCAGGAAAACGGCATCAGCAAGAAGCTGACCTACGGCGACGTGTTCCATCAAAACGAAGTGGAACAATCGACCTACAACTTCGAACACGCCAATACCGACTTGCTGTTCAGCCAATTCGCCAACGATGAAGCGGAAGCCAAGCGCCTGATCGAATTGCAACTGACCTTGCCGGCCTACGAGAAAATCATGAAGGCGTCGCACAGTTTCAATATGCTGGACGCGCGCGGCGCCATTTCGGTGACCGAACGCGCCGCCTATATCGGCCGGGTGCGCACCCTGTCGCGCCTGGTCGCGCAAGCGTATTACGATTCGCGCGAACGGCTCGGCTTCCCGATGCTGCCGGCCCAGCCAGCGCCTGCAGCCAGCGCCCCAGGCAGCGTGTGA
- the lnt gene encoding apolipoprotein N-acyltransferase codes for MLIAALAGAAGVLAFAPFGYWPLQIVSLAILFYQMLRANGVKSGFLIGWAYGFGWCAAGIHWLFIALHRFGGLPSVLAALAIALLALFMGLYVALAMGAAAWLRKRWILSLPLTTLLVLPSMWSLFEWVRGWLFTGFPWVSAGYAHNTSPLAGFAPVLGVYGLGWLAALSAGALLLLMHRRRYHALAGLFALFAAAYGLQFIAWTHPVGRPISVRLLQGNIPQDEKFSVERATATLDMYRDMIRAEPADLIATPETAVAWFPKDLPPDYLSSLAEYAHSSNSYLLVGIPLMESPTVYSNSALGFWPMAGAKPYRYDKHHLVPFGEFIPAGFRWFVDLMSIPLGDFRRGPAVQPPFKVRDQLVLPNICYEDLFGEEIADQLASAHNTGQQSASVLLNISNLAWYGASVAIPQHLQISQMRSLETGRPMLRSTNTGATAVIDQNGKVVSRLAQDTRGTLAATVQGMGGMTPYILYGNNGILVLIVLALTGAFLLAREARKQTAAAPESSR; via the coding sequence ATGCTGATTGCCGCCCTCGCCGGCGCTGCCGGCGTGCTGGCGTTCGCTCCGTTCGGCTACTGGCCGCTGCAAATCGTCAGCCTGGCGATCCTGTTTTACCAGATGTTGCGCGCCAATGGCGTCAAAAGCGGCTTCCTGATCGGCTGGGCCTACGGCTTCGGCTGGTGCGCCGCAGGCATCCACTGGCTGTTCATCGCGCTGCACCGCTTCGGCGGCTTGCCGTCGGTGCTGGCGGCGCTGGCGATCGCGCTGCTGGCGCTGTTCATGGGCCTGTACGTGGCGCTGGCGATGGGCGCGGCGGCGTGGCTGCGCAAGCGCTGGATCTTGTCGCTGCCGCTGACCACGCTACTGGTGCTGCCGTCGATGTGGAGCTTGTTCGAATGGGTGCGCGGCTGGCTGTTCACCGGTTTTCCTTGGGTATCGGCCGGTTACGCGCACAACACCAGCCCGTTGGCCGGCTTTGCGCCGGTGCTGGGCGTATACGGCCTCGGCTGGCTGGCGGCGCTCAGCGCCGGCGCGCTGCTGCTGTTGATGCATCGCCGCCGCTACCACGCGCTGGCGGGATTATTCGCCTTGTTCGCGGCCGCTTACGGTTTGCAATTTATCGCCTGGACCCATCCGGTCGGCCGCCCGATCAGCGTGCGCCTGCTTCAAGGCAATATTCCGCAAGACGAGAAATTCAGCGTCGAACGCGCCACGGCGACGCTGGACATGTACCGCGACATGATACGCGCCGAACCGGCCGACCTGATCGCGACGCCGGAAACGGCGGTGGCCTGGTTCCCGAAAGACTTGCCGCCCGATTACCTGAGCAGCCTGGCCGAGTATGCGCACAGCAGCAATAGCTACTTGCTGGTCGGCATACCGCTGATGGAAAGCCCGACCGTGTATTCGAATAGCGCACTGGGTTTCTGGCCGATGGCCGGCGCCAAGCCTTATCGTTACGACAAGCACCACCTGGTGCCGTTCGGCGAATTCATCCCGGCCGGTTTCCGCTGGTTTGTCGACCTGATGTCGATCCCGCTGGGCGACTTCCGCCGTGGTCCGGCGGTGCAGCCGCCGTTCAAGGTGCGCGACCAGCTGGTGCTGCCAAATATTTGCTACGAAGACTTGTTTGGCGAAGAAATCGCCGACCAGCTGGCATCGGCGCACAATACCGGCCAACAATCGGCATCGGTGCTGTTGAATATTTCCAACCTGGCGTGGTATGGCGCGTCGGTCGCGATTCCGCAGCATTTGCAGATCTCGCAAATGCGCAGCCTGGAAACCGGACGCCCGATGTTGCGTTCGACCAATACCGGCGCCACCGCCGTCATCGACCAGAACGGCAAGGTGGTCAGCCGTCTGGCCCAGGATACCCGCGGCACGCTGGCGGCGACGGTGCAAGGCATGGGCGGCATGACGCCCTACATCTTGTATGGCAATAACGGTATCCTGGTACTGATCGTCCTGGCGCTGACCGGCGCCTTCCTGCTGGCCCGCGAAGCACGCAAACAGACGGCTGCGGCGCCGGAAAGTAGCCGATAG
- a CDS encoding HlyC/CorC family transporter: protein MQEHPSGVKTDAKPHRSLFERLTALISPEPENRAELLEVLHDAHERNLIDADALSMIEGVFQVSDLSARDIMVPRSQMDVIDISKPIEEWMPTVLSTAHSRFPAIEGERDKVIGILLAKDLLRYYAEESFDVRDMLRPAIFIPESKRLNVLLRDFRANHNHMAIVVDEYSGVAGLITIEDVLEQIVGDIEDEYDFDEEEDNILSIKEGQLGSRWRVKALTEISQFNEALNAHLSDEDVDTIGGLVSNHLGRMAHKGDVFDLGNLRFEVLRADARQVHVLLVERLPEIPELEL, encoded by the coding sequence ATGCAAGAGCACCCTAGTGGCGTCAAAACTGACGCCAAGCCCCACCGGTCACTGTTTGAACGCTTGACCGCACTGATTTCCCCCGAGCCCGAGAACCGCGCGGAACTCCTTGAAGTTCTGCACGATGCGCATGAGCGCAACCTGATCGACGCCGACGCCCTGTCGATGATCGAGGGGGTGTTCCAGGTATCCGACCTGTCCGCGCGCGACATCATGGTGCCGCGCTCGCAAATGGATGTCATCGACATCAGCAAGCCGATCGAAGAATGGATGCCCACCGTGCTGTCGACCGCCCACTCGCGCTTTCCGGCGATCGAAGGCGAGCGCGACAAGGTCATCGGCATCTTGCTGGCGAAAGACTTGCTGCGCTATTACGCCGAAGAATCGTTCGACGTGCGCGACATGTTGCGCCCCGCTATCTTCATCCCCGAATCGAAACGCCTGAACGTGCTGCTGCGCGACTTCCGCGCCAACCACAATCACATGGCGATCGTGGTCGATGAATACAGCGGCGTGGCCGGCCTGATCACGATCGAGGACGTACTGGAGCAAATCGTCGGCGATATCGAAGATGAATACGATTTCGACGAAGAAGAAGACAATATCCTGTCGATCAAGGAAGGCCAGCTGGGTTCGCGCTGGCGCGTCAAGGCGCTGACCGAGATCAGCCAGTTCAATGAAGCGCTGAACGCCCACTTGTCGGACGAGGATGTCGACACCATCGGCGGCCTGGTGTCGAACCACCTGGGGCGCATGGCGCACAAGGGCGACGTGTTCGACCTGGGCAACCTGCGCTTCGAAGTATTGCGCGCCGATGCGCGCCAAGTGCATGTGCTGCTGGTCGAGCGATTGCCGGAGATACCCGAACTTGAACTGTAA
- a CDS encoding DUF4259 domain-containing protein, with protein sequence MATWSADAFGNDYAMDWAQDLQEYKNLELIETTLDNVIDSHEEILEAPFAAEALAAVDVLLRLLGKPGSEDIADIDGWVGRRQQNVTPPLIGKARAALARILSEQSELRQLWQESEHYDAWQSAVAALQNGLPG encoded by the coding sequence ATGGCGACATGGTCGGCCGATGCCTTCGGCAACGATTACGCGATGGACTGGGCGCAAGATTTGCAGGAATACAAAAACCTGGAATTGATCGAGACCACCCTCGATAACGTCATCGATAGTCACGAAGAAATACTGGAAGCGCCGTTCGCCGCCGAGGCGCTGGCCGCCGTCGACGTGCTGCTGCGCCTGCTCGGCAAGCCGGGCAGTGAAGACATCGCCGATATCGACGGCTGGGTCGGCCGGCGCCAGCAGAACGTCACACCGCCGCTGATCGGCAAGGCCAGGGCCGCGTTGGCGCGGATCTTGTCGGAACAGTCGGAATTGCGCCAGCTGTGGCAGGAGAGCGAACATTACGACGCTTGGCAAAGCGCCGTGGCAGCGCTGCAAAACGGCTTGCCGGGCTGA
- the ybeY gene encoding rRNA maturation RNase YbeY: MSEKNKLSLSVQYPDTRLQAIISRPKVRRWVKAALLAPAEFTIRFVDAEEGRNLNRDYREKDYATNVLTFAYNEGEELADDEPSRADIILCTDVLEQEAAEQKKSVEEHTAHLIVHGVLHAQGYDHMDDDEAAEMEGLETEILARLGISDPYQE; encoded by the coding sequence ATGTCCGAAAAAAATAAATTGTCGTTGTCGGTGCAATATCCCGACACCCGGCTGCAAGCCATCATCAGCCGGCCGAAAGTGCGGCGCTGGGTCAAGGCGGCGCTGCTGGCGCCGGCCGAATTCACCATCCGCTTCGTCGACGCCGAGGAAGGCCGCAACCTGAACCGCGATTACCGCGAAAAGGATTACGCCACCAACGTGCTGACCTTCGCCTACAACGAAGGGGAAGAGCTGGCGGACGACGAGCCGAGCCGGGCCGACATCATCCTGTGCACCGATGTGCTGGAACAGGAAGCCGCCGAGCAAAAAAAATCGGTCGAAGAACACACCGCCCATTTGATCGTCCATGGCGTGCTGCACGCGCAAGGCTACGACCACATGGACGATGACGAAGCGGCCGAGATGGAAGGACTGGAAACCGAGATCCTGGCCAGGCTCGGCATCAGCGATCCATACCAGGAATAA
- a CDS encoding PhoH family protein: MKTKAPIQPHYFIPEPLDNTRLAHLCGPLDENLRQISAALDVTIFRRGEKFIVGGSNAERAVQILEQFYAIANKVVPLEEVQLALVEQRAGLSAASEHHPAASASVTPFIEPDIASPALKTRRSDLRGRTPHQIGYLRNILEHDISFGVGPAGTGKTYLAVACAVDALERDAVKRIILTRPAVEAGERLGFLPGDLAQKVDPYLRPLYDALYDLLGFDRTQKLFEKQVIEIAPLAYMRGRTLNHAFVILDEAQNTTVEQMKMFLTRIGFGSKAVVTGDVTQVDLQKSQKSGLVDAIQVLKDVRGIAFTQFNSTDVVRHPLVARIVDAYESAQAASAEIAPLLQASTIKNVRKK, encoded by the coding sequence TTGAAAACCAAAGCCCCGATCCAGCCGCATTATTTCATTCCAGAGCCGCTGGACAATACCCGGCTGGCCCATTTGTGCGGACCGCTCGATGAAAACCTGCGCCAGATTTCCGCCGCGCTCGACGTGACCATTTTCCGCCGCGGCGAAAAATTCATCGTCGGCGGCAGCAATGCCGAGCGCGCGGTGCAAATCCTGGAACAGTTCTATGCCATCGCCAACAAGGTGGTGCCGCTGGAAGAAGTACAACTGGCGCTGGTGGAACAGCGCGCCGGCCTGTCGGCCGCGTCCGAACACCACCCGGCCGCCAGCGCCAGCGTGACGCCGTTCATCGAGCCGGACATCGCCAGCCCGGCGCTGAAAACCCGGCGCAGCGACTTGCGCGGCCGCACGCCGCACCAGATCGGCTACCTGCGCAACATCCTGGAACACGACATCAGCTTCGGCGTCGGCCCGGCCGGCACCGGCAAGACGTATCTGGCGGTGGCCTGCGCGGTCGATGCGCTGGAACGCGACGCCGTCAAGCGCATCATCCTGACCCGCCCGGCGGTCGAAGCGGGCGAACGGCTGGGCTTCCTGCCCGGCGACCTGGCGCAAAAAGTCGACCCCTACCTGCGTCCGCTGTACGACGCGCTGTACGATTTGCTCGGGTTTGACCGGACCCAGAAACTGTTTGAAAAACAAGTCATCGAAATCGCCCCGCTGGCGTATATGCGCGGGCGCACGCTGAATCACGCCTTCGTGATCCTCGACGAGGCGCAAAACACCACCGTCGAACAAATGAAGATGTTTTTGACGCGCATCGGTTTCGGCAGCAAGGCCGTGGTCACCGGCGACGTGACCCAGGTCGATTTGCAAAAAAGCCAGAAGAGCGGCCTGGTCGATGCGATCCAGGTGTTGAAAGACGTGCGTGGCATTGCCTTCACGCAATTCAACAGCACCGACGTCGTGCGCCATCCATTGGTCGCGCGCATCGTCGATGCCTATGAGTCGGCGCAAGCCGCCAGCGCCGAGATCGCCCCTTTATTACAAGCAAGCACGATTAAAAATGTCCGAAAAAAATAA